Genomic window (Agrobacterium larrymoorei):
TCTCTTCGGAGCGTTGCTTGCGATCCCGATCGGGGTGATCTCCGCCTATAAGCAGTATTCGCTCTTCGACCAGATCGGCACGTTCATATCCATGGTCGGCTATTCGGTCCCGACCTTCTTCACCGGCGTTCTGCTGGTCGTCATCTTCAGCTCCAACCTGCAATGGTTTCCTTCCGTCTACGACACCAATCTCCGAGTCACCGACTGGGCGAGCTTCGTGGCTCAGGTGAAGCAGATGTTCCTGCCCGTTATGGTGTTGACGCTCTATAACGTGTCGCAGATCAGCCGCTTCGTACGAGCCTCCATGCTGGACAATCTACACCAGGACTATGTGCGGACCGCCCGCGCCAAAGGCGTCAAAGAAAAAACCGTGGTGCTGAGCCATGTGCTGCGAAACAGCCTGATCCCGGTTGTCACCGTCATCGCCCTCGGTGTGCCAACGATCTTTTCCGGCGCCATCATCACCGAGCAGATATTCCGCGTGAACGGGCTGGGCCAACTGCTGATTACTGCCGTCCAAGGGGCAG
Coding sequences:
- a CDS encoding ABC transporter permease, which encodes MFTFTLRRLAFAVPTLLVISFVIFALLDLAPNDPTGDLPLTIPPEVRAQIRASLGLDQPFFIRYLMWLQQFFINEPLNLIETLTGWQIGDGDRVRILSWATRSPVVDLVVQRMPQTLWVVGLAYLFGALLAIPIGVISAYKQYSLFDQIGTFISMVGYSVPTFFTGVLLVVIFSSNLQWFPSVYDTNLRVTDWASFVAQVKQMFLPVMVLTLYNVSQISRFVRASMLDNLHQDYVRTARAKGVKEKTVVLSHVLRNSLIPVVTVIALGVPTIFSGAIITEQIFRVNGLGQLLITAVQGADIPLVQTLTFIFAVLIVLFNLIADVLYGILDPRIRYD